A genomic region of Pseudomonas migulae contains the following coding sequences:
- the gspD gene encoding type II secretion system secretin GspD: MYSFIGANTLRILLFLVALAMAFFPDTSRAEEEKWQLAMNNAELRDIVEEISTILGTTVVLDPRVSGRITVMSRQALDREGVRRLFYSVLDAHNFTVIDEGDRILITPVTEAKTRAGQGTAKNATASQFVTQVIELNTSSATDIAGLVRPLVSVNGYVGPSVSANALVVTDTAANVGRIAKVVRQLDSGQNNLHAMVQLRHAQAADVATTLESSLGKRNADTTIQVLADARTNRLIFIGPPAVRQRLLDLARGLDTPATASLDNARVIRLRHSDAKQLAEVLETMGQVRKQASNLGGVKENASSATFMIKADESQNALVLIAEPAQIRTIENIVRQLDQPRAQVLIHAAIVEISGDIAEAVGVQWGISSGDAKGFINFPGTDIPIIGGLTFDEKKSGPEGALLQLGNDRFGALISALASNTHSNLLSTPSLLTLDNQEAEIIVGQNVPFKTGSYATNSSGADNPFTTVERKDVGISLKIKPYINEGSTLRLEVEQEVSDIAPSVSGIDSSDLITNKRALKSTILADDGEIIVIGGLIRDNVRTQQSGVPLLRDIPYLGALFRWTRDTQTKSNLMVFLRPTIVRSKEDLADVSQQRYNALRQLSQQGAQGNNSLLLPAESRQLFDPALDAPVFDLRKQTPVSP, from the coding sequence ATGTACAGCTTCATCGGCGCGAATACCCTGCGCATCCTTCTTTTCCTGGTCGCTTTGGCGATGGCGTTCTTTCCTGACACGTCGCGAGCCGAGGAAGAAAAATGGCAGTTGGCGATGAACAATGCCGAGTTGCGCGACATCGTGGAAGAGATCTCGACCATTCTCGGGACCACGGTGGTGCTCGACCCCCGAGTCTCCGGGCGCATCACCGTCATGTCCCGCCAGGCCCTTGACCGCGAGGGCGTTCGCCGGTTGTTTTACTCGGTGCTCGATGCCCATAACTTTACGGTGATCGACGAGGGCGACCGCATTCTGATCACGCCAGTCACCGAAGCGAAAACCCGAGCGGGCCAAGGCACTGCAAAAAACGCCACGGCATCGCAGTTCGTCACGCAGGTCATCGAACTGAACACCAGCAGCGCCACCGATATCGCCGGGTTGGTCCGGCCCCTGGTGTCGGTCAATGGCTACGTCGGCCCGTCGGTGTCGGCCAATGCGCTGGTCGTCACCGATACGGCTGCCAATGTAGGTCGAATTGCCAAGGTCGTGCGTCAGCTGGATTCGGGGCAGAACAACCTGCATGCCATGGTGCAACTGCGTCACGCCCAGGCCGCCGATGTGGCCACCACGCTTGAATCCTCACTGGGCAAGCGCAACGCCGATACGACCATTCAGGTGCTGGCCGACGCCCGAACCAACCGCCTGATCTTTATCGGCCCGCCGGCGGTTCGCCAGCGCTTGCTCGATCTGGCGCGTGGCCTGGACACGCCCGCCACCGCGTCCCTCGACAATGCCCGGGTCATTCGTCTGCGCCACAGCGATGCCAAGCAATTGGCCGAAGTGCTCGAAACCATGGGGCAGGTCCGGAAACAGGCATCGAACCTTGGCGGTGTGAAGGAAAACGCCTCCAGCGCTACATTCATGATCAAGGCCGACGAGAGTCAGAATGCGCTGGTGTTGATCGCCGAGCCGGCGCAAATCCGTACCATCGAAAACATCGTGCGCCAGTTGGACCAGCCCCGGGCCCAAGTGCTGATCCATGCCGCCATCGTCGAAATTTCCGGGGACATTGCCGAAGCCGTAGGTGTCCAGTGGGGCATCAGCAGCGGCGACGCGAAGGGCTTTATCAACTTCCCCGGCACCGACATTCCGATCATCGGCGGGCTGACCTTCGACGAGAAAAAATCGGGTCCGGAGGGTGCGCTCCTGCAACTGGGCAATGACCGTTTCGGCGCGTTGATTTCGGCGTTGGCCAGCAACACCCACAGCAATCTGCTTTCCACGCCGAGCCTGCTGACCCTGGACAATCAGGAAGCGGAAATCATCGTCGGTCAAAACGTGCCGTTCAAGACGGGCTCCTACGCCACCAACAGCAGCGGTGCGGACAATCCGTTTACCACGGTCGAGCGCAAGGACGTCGGCATCAGCCTGAAAATCAAGCCGTACATCAACGAAGGTTCGACGTTGCGCCTGGAGGTGGAACAGGAAGTGTCGGACATTGCGCCGTCGGTGTCCGGCATCGATTCTTCCGACCTGATCACCAACAAGCGTGCCCTCAAGAGCACCATCCTGGCCGACGATGGCGAGATCATCGTGATCGGCGGTTTGATCCGCGACAACGTTCGCACCCAGCAAAGCGGCGTGCCGCTGCTGCGCGACATTCCTTACCTGGGCGCGCTGTTTCGCTGGACCCGGGATACGCAAACCAAAAGCAACCTGATGGTCTTTTTGCGGCCCACCATCGTGCGTAGCAAGGAGGATCTGGCCGACGTGAGCCAGCAGCGTTACAACGCGCTGCGACAGTTGAGCCAGCAAGGCGCGCAGGGGAACAACTCGTTGTTGCTGCCGGCAGAATCGCGGCAGTTGTTCGACCCGGCCCTCGATGCGCCGGTGTTTGATTTACGCAAGCAGACCCCGGTTTCACCATGA
- the gspE gene encoding type II secretion system ATPase GspE — translation MSEKIDQLPFGFARRFGVLLECEGPDSSLLLRADTPLTALSEARRVCGRNLPIRVLDVDAFAARLAAAYRDGQSAAEQVAQGLDDELDLLSLVDQVPQTADLLEQQGDAPIIRLINALLSEAVREQASDVHLETFEHALSVRMRVDGQLREMLRPRRELATLLVSRIKVMARLDIAEKRIPQDGRMALRLAGHEVDVRVSTLPSAHGERVVLRLLDKQAGRLELQRLGMPSDTLAALRQLLGKPHGILLVTGPTGSGKTTSLYAALSSLNDQTRNILTVEDPIEYHLPGVGQMPVNPKVDMTFARGLRAILRQDPDVVMVGEIRDRETAEIAVQASLTGHLVLSTLHTNSAVGAVTRLVDMGVDAYLLASSLVGILAQRLLRTLCPHCKVSHRADAAMCQRLGLDAAAPPQLFSAVGCDQCQHGYRGRIGIYELISVTPAVSALIHQGASEQALIDETRKVSRSLFQDGRQRVLDGVTSLDELLRVTQED, via the coding sequence ATGAGCGAAAAAATCGACCAGCTACCCTTCGGTTTCGCTCGGCGTTTCGGCGTTCTGCTGGAGTGCGAGGGGCCCGATTCAAGCCTTTTGCTGCGAGCCGATACGCCGCTGACGGCCCTGTCGGAAGCGCGTCGGGTGTGCGGGCGGAATCTACCCATCCGGGTGCTCGATGTCGATGCGTTTGCCGCGCGTCTGGCCGCCGCTTACCGTGACGGTCAGAGTGCGGCGGAGCAGGTGGCCCAAGGGCTGGATGACGAACTGGATCTGCTCAGCCTGGTCGATCAGGTTCCGCAAACTGCTGACTTACTGGAACAGCAGGGCGACGCACCAATCATCCGGCTGATCAATGCCCTGCTCAGTGAAGCCGTGCGCGAGCAGGCCTCGGACGTGCACCTTGAAACCTTTGAACATGCTCTGTCGGTGCGCATGCGGGTCGACGGGCAATTACGCGAAATGCTCAGGCCCCGGCGTGAATTGGCGACGCTGCTAGTGTCGCGGATCAAGGTCATGGCGCGCCTGGACATCGCTGAAAAACGTATTCCGCAGGACGGTCGAATGGCCCTGCGACTGGCCGGGCATGAGGTCGATGTGCGGGTCTCGACGTTGCCGTCGGCACACGGTGAACGGGTGGTGCTGCGACTGCTCGATAAACAGGCCGGGCGCCTGGAGTTGCAGCGACTTGGCATGCCTTCCGACACCCTCGCGGCGTTGCGTCAGTTGCTCGGAAAACCCCACGGCATTCTGCTGGTCACCGGGCCCACCGGTTCCGGCAAGACCACCAGTCTGTATGCCGCGTTGAGCAGCCTGAACGATCAGACGCGCAACATCCTCACAGTCGAAGACCCCATCGAATATCACCTGCCGGGTGTAGGGCAGATGCCGGTCAATCCGAAAGTCGACATGACCTTTGCCCGAGGCTTGCGGGCGATTCTGCGTCAGGACCCGGACGTGGTGATGGTCGGCGAAATCCGTGATCGCGAAACGGCGGAGATCGCTGTCCAGGCCTCGCTGACCGGGCACCTGGTGCTCTCGACGTTGCACACCAACAGCGCCGTGGGCGCGGTGACGCGGCTGGTGGACATGGGGGTTGATGCCTACCTGCTGGCGTCGTCGCTGGTGGGCATTCTGGCCCAGCGCCTGCTGCGTACGTTGTGTCCGCATTGCAAGGTGTCACACCGCGCCGATGCGGCCATGTGTCAGCGTCTCGGGCTCGATGCGGCGGCGCCACCGCAACTGTTCAGCGCCGTGGGCTGTGATCAGTGCCAGCACGGTTATCGCGGGCGGATCGGGATCTACGAACTGATCAGCGTCACGCCGGCGGTGTCGGCGCTGATTCATCAAGGCGCCAGTGAGCAGGCGTTGATCGATGAGACGCGCAAGGTCTCCCGCAGCCTGTTTCAGGACGGTCGGCAACGTGTACTCGACGGCGTGACCAGCCTCGACGAGTTACTGCGCGTGACCCAGGAGGACTAG
- the gspF gene encoding type II secretion system inner membrane protein GspF, with protein MPTFDYRADDAQGRRCNGRLEADSPRHARQLMRERGLWPRDVNEVSTGGAAGAQPRSGRLGAAELALLTLQLSTLVQAGLPLEEALEAVTKQSAKRKVAGLLSAVRSRVMEGHALSTALGLFPKAFPELFRATVAAGERSGHLGHVLEQLAAYTQARQASRQKIQMALVYPMILMLASVAIVGFLLGYVVPDVVKIFVDSGQPLPWLTQALIGLSDGLRNHFLALMGVLATLLGLWRWSLRQPLWRLRWHRLALKLPVVGEVVRAMEAARFASTLAILGKSAVPLVDALEIAAAVIGNLTIRARMVDVARSVREGGTLTRGLELSGDIPPMMLHMIASGERAGELDHMLVRAAEQQENSLAARIALVVSLFEPAMLVLMGGVVLLIVMAILLPILSLNQLVN; from the coding sequence GTGCCGACGTTCGATTACCGGGCTGACGATGCGCAGGGCCGACGCTGTAACGGTCGACTGGAAGCCGACAGTCCGCGTCATGCCCGACAACTGATGCGCGAGCGCGGCTTGTGGCCGCGTGACGTGAATGAGGTCAGCACGGGAGGCGCCGCTGGTGCGCAGCCGCGCAGCGGGCGTCTGGGCGCGGCTGAACTGGCGCTGTTGACGCTGCAGTTATCCACGCTTGTTCAGGCGGGTCTGCCCCTGGAAGAAGCGCTGGAAGCGGTGACCAAACAGAGTGCCAAACGCAAGGTTGCCGGCCTGTTGTCGGCGGTCCGCAGCCGGGTGATGGAAGGTCATGCCCTTTCAACCGCATTGGGTCTGTTTCCCAAGGCATTCCCCGAGTTGTTCCGCGCCACCGTCGCGGCCGGTGAGCGTTCCGGGCACTTGGGGCACGTGCTCGAGCAACTGGCGGCTTACACCCAGGCGCGTCAGGCCTCGCGACAGAAAATCCAGATGGCCTTGGTCTACCCGATGATCCTCATGCTGGCCAGCGTGGCGATCGTGGGTTTCCTGCTGGGTTACGTGGTGCCGGACGTGGTGAAAATCTTTGTCGACAGCGGCCAGCCGTTGCCTTGGCTGACCCAGGCGCTGATCGGGTTGAGCGACGGTCTGCGCAACCATTTCCTGGCATTGATGGGCGTGCTGGCGACGTTGCTCGGTCTCTGGCGCTGGAGTCTGCGTCAGCCGCTCTGGCGCCTGCGCTGGCATCGTCTGGCCTTGAAGCTGCCGGTAGTTGGCGAGGTGGTGCGGGCGATGGAAGCGGCACGGTTTGCCAGCACCCTGGCGATCCTCGGCAAAAGTGCCGTGCCGCTGGTGGACGCGCTGGAGATCGCTGCCGCTGTCATCGGCAATCTGACCATTCGTGCGCGCATGGTTGATGTCGCCCGCTCCGTACGTGAAGGCGGAACCCTGACCCGGGGCCTGGAACTCAGCGGCGACATCCCGCCGATGATGCTGCACATGATCGCCAGCGGCGAGCGCGCGGGCGAACTCGATCACATGCTGGTACGGGCCGCCGAGCAGCAGGAAAACAGCCTGGCGGCGCGCATCGCGCTGGTCGTGAGCCTCTTTGAACCGGCCATGCTGGTGCTGATGGGCGGCGTCGTGCTGCTGATCGTCATGGCCATTCTTCTACCGATACTCAGCCTCAACCAATTGGTGAATTGA
- the gspG gene encoding type II secretion system major pseudopilin GspG yields MQPLRSNPRRAQRGFTLIEIMVVVVIIGVLGAIVVPQFMSRPDQAKVTAAKIDIQAIATALEMYRLDNFHYPSTQQGLEALSKRPSGLPAVRNWNPQGYLKSLPVDPWGTPYQFLNPGVQSIDGSYDLYSLGSDGVVGGEGHAADIGNRGE; encoded by the coding sequence ATGCAACCTCTACGCAGCAACCCGCGCCGCGCGCAACGCGGTTTTACCCTGATCGAAATCATGGTGGTGGTCGTGATCATCGGCGTGCTGGGGGCCATCGTGGTGCCGCAGTTCATGAGCCGGCCCGATCAGGCCAAAGTCACGGCGGCAAAAATCGATATCCAGGCCATCGCCACCGCCCTGGAAATGTACCGCCTCGACAACTTCCACTACCCCTCGACGCAACAAGGGCTGGAAGCCTTGAGCAAACGTCCTTCGGGCCTGCCGGCGGTGAGAAACTGGAACCCTCAGGGTTACCTGAAAAGCCTGCCGGTGGACCCGTGGGGCACGCCCTATCAGTTTCTCAATCCCGGTGTGCAATCGATCGACGGCAGCTATGACTTGTATTCCCTGGGCTCCGATGGCGTGGTGGGCGGCGAAGGGCATGCGGCCGATATCGGCAATCGGGGCGAGTGA
- the gspH gene encoding type II secretion system minor pseudopilin GspH, translating to MRQRCRGFTLLELMIVIVVIGVLLCMVSLVVGPNPVRQARHEAHAMAGLIQQLRERAVLDGEEYGLRLSDGGYRAMRLDARGWEPVAAFYTWPEILRLHLEQDGHSLMLGADEGPPQLLMLSSDETSAFTLTFSVRDSTLLSLSSDGLGEAVIDG from the coding sequence ATGCGCCAACGTTGCCGCGGGTTTACCTTGCTCGAGTTGATGATCGTGATCGTTGTTATCGGCGTGCTGCTGTGCATGGTGAGTCTGGTCGTCGGGCCGAATCCGGTGCGTCAGGCGCGGCACGAAGCGCACGCAATGGCAGGCTTGATTCAACAGCTGCGTGAACGGGCGGTGCTGGATGGCGAGGAATACGGCCTGCGACTCAGTGACGGCGGTTACCGCGCGATGCGCCTCGATGCCCGAGGCTGGGAGCCGGTGGCGGCGTTTTACACGTGGCCCGAAATCCTGCGGCTGCACCTTGAGCAGGATGGGCATTCCCTGATGCTGGGTGCCGATGAAGGACCGCCGCAATTGCTGATGCTCAGCAGCGATGAGACCAGCGCCTTCACGCTGACGTTTTCTGTCCGGGACAGCACGCTCCTGAGCCTTTCGAGCGATGGGCTGGGTGAGGCAGTGATTGATGGTTAA
- the gspI gene encoding type II secretion system minor pseudopilin GspI — MVKALSRARTRGFTLLEIMVALAVFSTLAAAVLSASQYVLKQTSAVEERLFATWLADNHLNELRLQPGLTLGQQQRVVHMDRRDWLLRQYIGASTDPRLLKVDVDVSLSGREQSLHRASGWIPDRHE; from the coding sequence ATGGTTAAGGCGCTGTCACGGGCACGAACGCGTGGGTTCACGCTGCTGGAAATCATGGTGGCCCTGGCGGTCTTCTCGACGCTGGCGGCGGCCGTGCTGTCGGCGAGCCAATACGTGCTGAAGCAGACCAGCGCAGTCGAGGAACGACTCTTCGCCACCTGGTTGGCCGATAACCATTTGAATGAACTGCGCTTGCAACCCGGGTTGACCCTCGGCCAACAGCAACGCGTGGTGCACATGGATCGCCGCGACTGGCTGCTGCGCCAGTACATCGGCGCATCGACTGACCCGCGCCTGCTCAAGGTCGACGTAGACGTCAGCCTTTCCGGTCGTGAGCAAAGCCTGCACCGCGCCAGTGGCTGGATACCCGATCGTCATGAATAG
- a CDS encoding type II secretion system protein GspJ, with product MNRQSGFTLLELVIAMAIFALLGLASWGLFDGVVRAQQGTTAHEREFRRLQRAVAMIERDLLQSTEAPVVLQPTGLQLQRSHWRNPLDQPRSERQTLTYRLDNGVLWRESQGEGTPILQRQKLLDEVRDVSWRLFDRHSGWRNEWPSGRDANAPLAMELQLSAGRFEAIRRVLLLPGALP from the coding sequence ATGAATAGGCAATCCGGTTTCACGTTGCTGGAGCTGGTGATCGCCATGGCGATATTCGCGTTGCTCGGCCTGGCCAGCTGGGGCTTGTTCGATGGCGTCGTGCGCGCGCAGCAGGGCACGACGGCCCACGAACGTGAGTTTCGACGCCTGCAACGGGCGGTGGCGATGATTGAGCGGGACTTGCTGCAGTCCACCGAAGCGCCTGTCGTGCTCCAGCCAACGGGGCTGCAATTGCAGCGCAGCCACTGGCGCAATCCGTTGGACCAGCCCCGCAGCGAGCGACAGACACTGACGTACCGACTCGACAACGGTGTGCTGTGGCGTGAAAGCCAGGGCGAAGGCACGCCTATCCTGCAACGGCAGAAACTGCTCGACGAGGTGCGGGACGTGAGCTGGCGCTTGTTTGATCGGCACTCCGGATGGCGCAACGAATGGCCGTCCGGGCGAGACGCGAACGCGCCGCTGGCAATGGAGCTGCAACTGTCGGCAGGCCGCTTCGAGGCGATCCGTCGGGTGCTGCTGTTGCCGGGCGCGTTGCCATGA
- a CDS encoding type II secretion system protein GspK has protein sequence MSGRQRGIALISVLLVMSLALLITSGMLRSHRLSLQSSGQAVHHIHLRQLAGAGETWALLQLQDAARASQKTVDLTQDWARMTPDFDTEGAQLRVDIEDLAGRFNLNSLLTQGQVDQVTLDRWERLLELLDLAPLPLSQVGALQELSQLRLLPGVDGQLLRQLEPWVAVLPADAALNINTAPALVLRMLDGVEATTADALLRQRSATAWASVQAFTQDPLLSGAGVSSHGLGTGSRWFRITVQVIQGQSRLRLATDVERDPETHQFKILQRRLLPSSTHEMPR, from the coding sequence ATGAGCGGGCGTCAACGAGGCATCGCGCTGATCAGTGTGTTGCTGGTGATGAGCCTGGCGTTGTTGATTACCAGTGGCATGCTGCGCAGTCATCGGCTGTCGTTGCAAAGCAGCGGGCAAGCGGTGCATCACATTCACTTGCGGCAACTCGCGGGTGCCGGGGAAACCTGGGCGCTTTTGCAGCTACAGGACGCCGCACGTGCTTCGCAAAAAACCGTCGATCTGACCCAGGACTGGGCGCGGATGACCCCCGACTTCGATACTGAGGGCGCACAACTGCGCGTCGATATCGAAGACCTCGCCGGGCGATTCAATCTCAATTCATTGTTGACCCAGGGGCAGGTAGATCAGGTCACCCTTGATCGTTGGGAGCGCTTGCTCGAGCTGCTCGATCTTGCGCCGCTGCCATTGAGTCAGGTCGGCGCGTTACAGGAACTGAGCCAGTTGCGCCTGCTTCCCGGTGTCGACGGCCAGCTGTTGCGTCAACTGGAACCCTGGGTCGCGGTGCTTCCCGCAGACGCCGCGCTGAACATCAACACTGCGCCGGCGCTGGTATTGAGGATGCTCGATGGCGTGGAGGCGACGACAGCTGACGCGTTGCTCCGTCAGCGGTCGGCGACTGCATGGGCGAGTGTTCAGGCCTTCACTCAAGACCCGCTGCTCTCCGGCGCAGGCGTGAGCAGTCATGGGCTGGGAACCGGCAGCCGCTGGTTCCGGATCACGGTGCAGGTCATTCAGGGCCAAAGCCGATTGCGGCTCGCCACGGATGTCGAGCGAGACCCCGAGACGCACCAATTCAAGATCCTGCAACGACGTCTTCTTCCTTCGAGTACCCATGAGATGCCGCGATGA